CACCACCAGTGGCGACGCGCAAGAGTGCCAGGCGATCCGCGAGGTCTTTGGCCGGTCGGACCGCACGCTGGTGAACAACGCCAAGAGCCTGATCGGCCACGCGATGGGGGCGGCCGGCGCTTTGGAACTGGCCGGCAACCTGCCCGCCTTCGACGACGGCGTCTGCCACGCCACGATCAACGTCGATCGGCTGGACCCCGATTGCGAGTTGAACGGACTCGTCATCGGCGAGCCGCGCGAGGTGGGACGGGTCGACTACATCCTGAACAATTCGTTTGGCATGCTGGGGATCAACTCGGCAGTCATCGTGAAAAAAGTCTGAATCACTATCCGCCCCGAAACCGGACCGAGGAGAAACAGGACGTGACCGTTAGCGAAATCCGCGATTGCGTACTCGAGATCCTCTCTGACATCGCCCCGGACGAAGACCTTTCGAACCTGAAGGACGACGTGCCGTTCCGCGAGCAGTTGGAGCTGGACAGCATGGATTTTCTCGACATCGTCATGGAACTGCGGAAGCGCTACCGCGTGCAGATTCCCGAGGACGACTACGTCGAGCTGCGCAGCATGTCGAGCACCGTCACCTACCTCGAACCTCTGATGAAGGACCTGCAGCAGGTCTAGCAGTCTCTGGGAGAAGGCCCTGCGCGGCCCTCGTATCGCCCTGGCGACGCTGCCTGCTGAAACCAGCGACGGGCGGCTGGTCGCCGGCGAAGTTGTGTCCTTGCTGCCGAGTGCGACATGTACGACACCATCATCATCGGCGCCGGCATGTCGGGGTTGGCCGCGGGCATTCGCCTTGCGCACTACGATCAGCGCGTCTGCCTGCTCGAACGCCACACGACGATCGGCGGACTGAATTCGTTCTATCGCCTGGGGGGCCGGAATTTCGATGTCGGCCTGCATGCGATGACGAATTTCACCCCCAAGGGGGCTCGCAAGGGGCCGCTGGCGCGGTTGCTGCGCCAGTTGCGCTTTCAGTGGGACGACCTGGGGCTCGTGCAGCAGCTTGGCTCGCGGATCGCGTTCCCGGGAATCTCGCTCGAGTTCAACAACGACTTCGATTTTTTCCGCCAACAAGTTCACGCGCATTTTCCGGCGGAGAAGGACAACTTCGAGCGTTTGTTGACGCAGATTGCCGACTACGACGATCTGGAGCTGACGGTGGTCGATCGCTCGGCGCGCGAGGTGGTGGCCGGCTATCTGCGCGATCCGTTATTGATCGAGATGCTCTTCTGCCCGCTCATGTTTTATGGCAGCGCGCGGGAGAACGACATCGACTTTGGGCAGTTCTGCATCCTGTTTCGCAGCATTTACTACGAAGGTCTCGCGCGACCGACGGCGGGGATCCGTTCGATCCTCAAGCAGCTCGTGCGGCGCTTTCGCAGCCTCGGCGGCGAGTTGCGACTGCGAGCGGGAGTGAATCGGCTGCACGTCGAGAATGGAAAAGTGATCGGTGTGGTGCTGGACGACGGCACGGAGCTGATGGCCCGCAACGTCCTCTCCTCGGCAGGCTGGCTGGAGACGATGCGGATGTGTGACGACGTGAGCGCGCCGGACGAAAGCCGCGCCGGACAGTTGAGCTTCGTGGAGACGATCTCCGTGCTCGATCGCCTGCCGAGCACGCTGGGGTTCAACCACACCACGGTCTTTTTCAACGACTCGGAGAAGTTCACCTGGCAGCGGCCGACAGACATGGTCGACGTGCGCAGCGGCACGATTTGCTCGCCGAACAATTTCCACTACGAGGCGCAGCCCGAAGAGCCGATGATTCGCGTCACGTCGTTGGCGAATTACGACCTGTGGGCGGCCTTGTCCGAGCCCGAGTATCGCCTGGCCAAGCTGCACTGGTACGATCAGATCTCGGCCGCGGCGGCACGGGTGATTCCCGAATTCCGGGGCGCGGTGATCGACACCGACACCTACACGCCGACGACAATCCGTCGTTTCACCGGCCACGTGAATGGCGCGGTCTACGGCGCCGCTCGCAAGGTATACGACGGCACGACGCACCTGAAGAATCTGTTCTTGTGTGGGACGGATCAGGGTTTTGTCGGCATCGTCGGGGCCCTGCTCAGCGGCATCACGATGGCCAATCGGCACCTGTTGCGCGAGGCATGAAAATGTCCAAAGATTTTCTCAAAGGCGCCCGCGACGAGTACGACGTGGTCGTGATCGGTAGCGGTTTGGCGGGACTCACCGCCGCGAACACCTTGGCCAAGAGCGGTCAGAGCGTGCTGCTCGTCGAGCATCACTATCAGCTCGGCGGCATGGCCACCTGGTTCAAGCGGCGCGGTGGTCACATTTTCGACATCTCGCTGCACGGCTTCCCGGTCGGCATGGTCAAGAGCTGCCGCCGCTACTGGACGCGCGAGATCGCCGATTCGATCGTGCAGTTGCAGAACATTCGCTACGACAACCCGATGTTCTCGCTGTCGACCACCTTCACGCGCGAGGATTTCACCCGCCTGCTGCGCGAGAAGTTTGGCATCGAGCAGGCGACGATCGAGGCGTTCTTCGACGCCGCCCGGGCGATGAACTTCTACGACGATCAGCACCTGACGATTCGCGACTTCTTCGAGCGATTCTTCCCCGGTCGCGAGGATGTCGTGCGGCTGCTGATGGAGCCGATCACCTACGCCAACGGCTCGACGCTCGAAGATCCGGCCGTGGCATATGGCATCGTCTTCTCGAATTTCATGTCGCAGGGGGTCTACACGTTTTCGGGAGGCACCGACCGGCTCATCACGCTGATGCAGGCCGAACTGCTGAAGAATGGGGTCGATCTGCGTATCCGGGCCGAGGTCGAGAAGATTCACACCGCAGGGGGGCGCGTCTCGGGCGTGACCGTCAACGGGCGCTTCATTCGCGCCCGATCGATCGTCTCGAACGCGAATCTCAAGCAGACGATTTTCCGCCTGGTGGGAGAAGAGCAGTTCGCGCCCAGCTTTGTCGAGGAAGCCAAGGGGGTGCGGCTCAACAACTCGAGCTGCCAGGTCTACATCGCGCTGCGTCCGGGCGAGCCAATCGACGAGTCAAACGGCGATCTCCTGTTCAGCTCGACCGCGCCGTTGTTCCGTACCGAGGCCTTGTTGAGTCGCGACATCACGAGCCGGACCTACTCGTTCTACTATCCGCGCACGCGGCCGGGGAGCGATCGGTCTCTGGTGGTGTCGAGCACGAATGCCAACTACCACGACTGGGCCTCCCTCTCCGAAGAGGATTATCAGGCGAGCAAGCAGGATCTGATCGAGACGACGCTCGACGCGCTCGAGAAGTACGTGCCCGACATTCGCGCGAAGATGGACCACGTCGAGGCCTCGACTCCGCGCACCTTCGAGCATTACACGAAGCACTTGCACGGCGCAAGCTTCGGCACGAAGTTCGAGGGGCTGGCCGTGAGTCGGGGGCTGCCGCAGCAACTGCCCGGCCTCTTTCATGCGGGGAGCGTGGGCATCATCATGTCGGGTTGGCTCGGCGCGATGAACTACGGCGTCATCGTGGCGAACGAGGTCGATTCCTTCCTGCTCGAGAAAAGCGGTAGCTCGACGCAAGTCGCCGCCGGCTCACCATGACGCGCGACGCCATCCTGGCCGCCATTCCCCACCGCGAGCCCTTCCTGCTGGTGGACGAAATCGTTTCGCGCGACGCCGAACGGATCGTCTGTCGCAAGACGTTCCACGCCGAGGACTGGTTCTACCAAGGGCACTACCCCGGGCAGCCCGTGACGCCGGGCGTGCTGTTGTGCGAGGCGGCGATGCAGGCGGGCGCGATCCTGCTCAGCAGCCTGGTCGATCCGGCCGAGGCGTCGCAGAAGGTTCCCGTGGCGACGCGGATGAACGACGTGCGGTTCAAACGCATGGTCCGGCCGGGCGAGACGATCGAGATCGAAGTGACGCTCAAGGAACGGCTGGCCGGTGCGTTCTTCCTCGAGGCCAAGGTAACGTGCCAGGGCAAAGTCGCTGCACGATTAGAATTCGCCTGCACCCTGGCCGATACCATCGCGGAGGCTTAAGAGAAATCGCTCCTGCTTCTACCCAGAAGGAACTAGAACTTCAAAAGACAAACAACTCTCTCTTCTATTACCTTCGCGCCTTCGCGGTAATCTTTTTTGCTCACCGCCAAGGCGCGAAGAACGCGAAGAGGTTCGATAGGTGGCTGCAAGCTGGTGTTCAGCCCATTCAGTAAATGGCCGGTCGCGTTATGGATTTTTTAGGATTGGCGGACAAAACGATCCTGGTCTTTGGCGTGGCCAATCGCAAGAGCGTGGCGTGGCACATCGCGCGGGTGTTGGACGACGCCGGCGCGTGGGTCGTCTATGTCGTGCGGAGCGAGGCGCGCCGCGAGAGCCTGGGCAAGCTGGCTCCCCAGGCGGAAATCTACGTCTGCGATCTCGAGCACGAGGAGCAGATCGCCCGGTTGCGCGAGGAGATCGGTGCCCGGCACCAGGTGATTCACGGCATCGTTCATTCGGTGGCCTGGGCCGGTTATGAAGGAGGCATGAAGCCCTTCCACGAGACGCCCAAGGAGTCGTTTCTCCGCTCGGTCGATATCTCGTGTTATTCGCTGTTGGCGGTGTCGCGGGCCTTTGCCGATCGGCTCGATGCGGATGGATCGGTGGTGACGATCTCGATCTCGACGACGCGCATGGCGAGTGAGAACTACGGCTACATGGCGCCGATCAAGGCGGCCCTCGATTCGTCGCTGGCCTTTCTGGCGAAGTCGTTCAGCCAGTTTTCGCGCGTGCGATTCAACGCCGTCGCGCCGGGGTTGTTGAAGACGTCGGCCTCGGCGGGGATACCGGGGTATGTCGAGTCGTATCTCTATGCCGAGCAGGCGACGCTGCGTCACCGCGCGCTCACGACCGAGGAAGCGGCCAACACGGCGGCGTTTCTTCTCAGTCCGCGCTCGAGTGGCATCAATGCCCAGTGCCTGGTGGTCGACGCCGGCATGAGCGTGAACTACTTCGATCGGGAATTGATCCGCCGCGTGATGCGGACCGAGGAATAGGCCCCACGGCGAAAGGGGGGCGGGCAAGCGGCGTTGGCGAAACAGGCCGTCTTACGAGTCGCGTTCGCGCTCTTTCTCGAGCACGACGACATTGCCGCTCTCGTTGTACTCGACGCGCGACATGAAGCTGCGCATGAGCATGATGCCGCGACCGCAGGGGCGATCGATGAATTCCTCGTCGGTGCAGTCGGGCACGGCGTCGGGGTTGAACCCGGTACCTTCGTCCTGCACCTCGACATAGATCCGCTCCGACGAGATCTTGCAGCGGACCTGCACCTGCTTGTGGCAGTCGAGGCAGTTGCCGTGCTTGATGGCGTTGACGACCGCCTCTTCCAGGGCGAGGTGGACGCCGAAGACCTCGCGTTCCGACCAGCCGTGCGTGGTTAGCTGCCCAAGCACCTCTTGGAGCAATTGATGGCCGGCGCCATGCTCGCTGGGGATCGTGCGTTCGGTTTGCCAGAGCCAGGCTTTTTGGGACATGGGCATCGCGCCGGTGCGGATCGGATGTCAGGCACGCTCGGTCGAGAAGTTCGCCCAGGCGAGCGAGTCAATGGCCCCCTGCCACAGTCGGATGCCGCGGGTGGCACCCACGGGACGCCCTGCCGATCCCTGTCACGTTGGATGGCCAGGGGGGCGGGAGCGTCCTACTCTTACTCCATACGTCGATACTCTCGTCGCTTGGCGCCGCGCGGGGCGGCTCCCCACTTAGAACGCCGCCAGGGCGTCTGCTTCGTCATCCTTGATATCGAACAGCTTGTTCAACTTCGTGATGGCGAAGACCTCGTAGATCTCTGGCCGGATGTTGCTCAACTTGAGCTTGCCGCCGTGTGCTTTCACTTTCTTGTCGAGCGTGATCAGCTTGCCCAGGGCGGCGCTCGACAGGAACTCGACCGAGGAGAAGTTGAGCAACAGCTTCTGGCGATGGTCGTCTTCGACCAGGCGAAACAGTTCGAGGCCCAACTCCTGGATATTGGCCTCGTCGAGGATCTTGCGATCGACGAAGCGGACGACAGTCACGTCGCCGACGTCCGATAGCTCGAGCCGGCGGTGAACGCCCATAGACGGAATCTCCCGTGTGCAGTTGCCGAGTGGCACTTCGCTCGGCCGATCGGCGTGATTTGTCGCAAAGTCTTTATGGAAATGATATTCGGGTCGGGGGGGGTGTCAAGCGCCGCTCCCGTAGCGAGGTGGGCACCACGTCCGCCGAGGCGTGTCGAGCCCACGGACTAGATGTTTTCGCTAGCGTCCTCGGCCTTCTGCACCGCGCGGCTCAGCAACAGGTAGCGAGCGCCGCGGAATTCCGTGATCAGGCCGCTGGCGGTCCAGTTGGTGGCGTCGGGGCTGTCGGCGACCTGTTCGGCCACCCGCTCGAGGCAGAGGTTTTCGAGTACCGAGAATCGGGCCCCGCTCGATTGGCACCGAAAGACCCACCGCCCGGCCAGCCGCAGGAACTCTCCCTGCTCGTCGTCGAGCTGCATGCCTTCGCGGTAGCGCTCGAGCAGTCGTTGCTGCTCGTCGACAGTGGCCGCGGTCTCGCGCTTCCGCAGATCGGCGCCCTGGCTCGACGAAGCGGCCGCCGTTGTAGTCATCGTACCGGCCACGGCCAAGGCCGCGCGGCCGAGAAGCGAACGTCGGGTGAGGTGCATGGTCAGTGGTCAGTGGTCAGTGGTCAGTGGGCAGTGGGCAGTGGGCAGTGGGCAGTGGGCAGTGGGCAGTGGGCAGGCAGGGGGCAGGCAGGGGGGCCCCTTCTGTTTCTTTTTCGGGCGGAGTTGGATGGCGCGCTTGGTGCTTGGTTCTTGGGCGATCCAATCGGACCTGGCGGGGGCGCAGGCGAGCGGACAGGCGATATCTTCGTTACGATCGGAAGTAGCGTCTCTTTCGCGACTCGTGTTGTCGCCACGCAACACGCCGTGCGGCAAACGCAACATGCTCGGGTCGATCGCGAATTGGCGCCACTCGCTCAAAGCCGTTGCCGCCACGCGGTTTGCCATCGTTACCGGCGAGCGAGACACGTGGTCGGCATAGCCTTTGCCAATTGGCATTTCTATGGTCGCATCAGATGCCAGGTCCCGAAATAGCATGTGGCCACCCACAAGGTGGCGAGGGCTCTTCGCCTGCGCGGCGCTGCTCGTGGCGCTGGCCGCGCGATCGGCGAGCGCCAACGACTCGATTGGCGTCGAGCTGCAAAGCGGTCGCCATTTCACGGCCGAGGTGGATGCCCGCACGGATCGCGACCAGCTCTGGCTCAGCTTCGGCAAGGCGAACGCCTCGCTGGCGCGCCCGGTCGATTGGGACCGCGTCGTGCGGGTCACCGACGCGACACGTAGTTACACAGCGGACGAGTTTCTGCCGATCGCGCTCGAACGCGCCGCCGCACAGGCCGAGGCGGAACGCGAGGCGCGACGAGACGCGACGGCTGCTGTTACGAGTCGCGCCGCTGACGTTGTGCCGGCGACCTACGTAGCCTCGGCCGAGAAGCAGCCTGTGCTACCACCGCAGGTCGCGCATCTGCAGGTCGATGCCTTCGTGGCAAACTGGGACGGCGACGTCGAACCTGACGGCGTGATGGTCTACGTTACGCCGGTCGACCGCTGGGGCAACTACGTGCCAGTCCATGGCAACCTGGTGGTCGAACTGTTCGGCGAGCGGCCGAAGACGCGTCCCGAGGGAGAGAAGTATCCACGGCTGGGACGTTGGAGTCGCCGCCTCACGCCCGACGACTTCGGCCCGCGCGGCGCGGTCGTGCAGTTGAAATTTCAGGCGATTCACCCCGAATTCGACCCGCGCATCACGTCGTACGGGCTGCTGCACGCGCGGTTGAACGTGCCGGGCTCGGGCACGTTCGAGACGTCGGTCTCGATGCTTCGCATTCGCCCCTACAGCGCCTACCGCGACTCGCTGCAGATGCATCGCGGCAAGCGTTATCTGCCCGTCGAACGTCTCGGCCGCCAGCGCTAACGAGAAATGCGCAGCGCGCAGCGAATCTGGGGGATCACGTGGCGCCCGGGCGCTTCATGGCGAGGCTGTGCAGGATCAGCACCGATCCGATCGACATGAGCGAGTAGCCGAGCCACTCGGGGGGGCGAACGGTCTTCGCAACGGCCGGCCCTGCTGCTGGTAGAAAGGCCACGGGGTTGGTCGCCTTCTGGCCGAATCGCTGAGAGAGAAAGCGGCTGAAGTCGGGGGTCAGCACCACCGAATCGACCAGGCGGAACTGGATGCCCAGGAAGAGCAGCACCAGGCCGATCAGGAAGTATTGATTGCGATTGATTTCCACCAGTCGAGTCCTTCTCGCGGGGACCGGACGGCGGCCGATCAGACAAGCCGCCAGGGGAAAGCGCAGCACGGGATGACATCCCCCATACTCCTTGGGCCATCTCCCCAAGGAGAGAGCCTTGGCTGCGGTAGAGAGTATCGTGCCGCGCGTGGGGCCAAATTCAGCGGGTGCCGCTTTATAGCGGTCTTGCCGCGGCCCGAGGTGGGGTGGCGCGCACGTTGCGGCCTGTGACGGCCACCGGGATGGCACCCGACGCCGTTTCGCCCTTGAAGCGAGTGGGTAGCAGACGATTCTGCGGAGCGGACTTGCGACTTGACGCGCGCGAGTCGCAGGATCGTCAGTGTCGCGTAGCGACACGAGGTTTAAGCGCACGTTGTCGTTCTTCGGCAACGAATTGAGAGGAGCCGAACAGACCTCTTGTTGTTGCGCAACACCGACGTCTTCGCGACTGGAGCGTGTTCTGCTCTGCCTGCGTGATGCGCGAAAACGTCTGGTACCCGCTTACCCACTTGCCCCGAATATAAAGGGGGCATGGCGTAGGGTGGCGCCGGTTGGCCGATGTGCTGATACCGAAGGCTTAGCTGCCTTCGTGGATCCCCAGATCCTGCAGCACCCCTTCCAATCCGCGGCGCAATCCGTCGCTGGCCTGATCGGTGAACAGGTCCTGCTTGCCGGCATGCACGACGGCCGCCGCGAGCGTCTTGTGCTTGGTCCAATCGCTGACACCAAAGCCACGCACGTCGTAATACATGTCGCTGAAGTTGGCCGACAGCTTCGGCACCAGCTCGAAGCCCTTTTCCGTCCGCAGCACGTGGTACTTCAAACCGACGTAGACCGAGGCTCCGCCAATAACACAGCCCAGCAACAGAGTTCCCAAGCGACTCATCGAGCAATCCCTCCTGGATCGCGACACTAGAACCAGGGCAGCCAGACTGCCCAACGGGGGTGGAATGGTACTCTGGGATGCCGTCGTTCAACAAGGCTGGTTTTGGCGGGCTGGAGAAGCCTATTGCTGTCCGCGCGGCCAATGAGCCTCGTTAAGGCATGATGCTTCCACGGTTTCCGGGCTTCCGTTGGGCGCCCTGGGGTCATTAGCAGCGCGGAGCGGGATAATTCGGCCGCGGGGCTAGTTTCGCCTGCCCCTGGTCGGCATCATGAGCCGGCGACACGCCTGCGATTTCCCCACCCGTGACTCGAGCCGCACACACATGTTCCGCACGGGCTTTCACGTATCTCCTTGGCGCGAGGTTCCCTCCGGAGAACTGCAAGCAATGTTGGTCGCTTCGGGGCTGACGGAGGTCGTCCTCGAAACGCCGTCTGACGACGCGTGGCCGTCGAAGGCCGACGATCAGCACGCGAGGGTGCGGGTGGCCGCCTTGCGGGTTTCGACACTCGACCAGGCCACGATTCGCGAAGCCTGCACCCTGGCATCGATGTGGGACGCCGAGACGCTGATCGTCCGTCCCACAGTCGAAGCTCAATCAGCAGCGTCCGAGCCGTCCACCTGGCGCGTGTTGGCAGCCGCGGTCGAACCGTTCGGCCAATCGATCGCCCTCGACCTGAGCGCGTGCCCCGAGTTCGACGCCCGGGCCATGGCGAAGCTGGCGAAATACGTGAACGACGAGCACGTGCGGCTCTGCTTTGATCTGGGTGCATACGCCGGCGCGCATCCGTTTTCGCACTGGGAAGTGGCGCTACAACGAGTGGTGCCGTATGTGGGGGTGCTGTGGCTCGCGGAGTTCAGCGGGACCCCGGGGGACGACGCGCGACCGCCGCTAGGCGAAGGGACGATCGATTATCTCCGCGCGGCTGAGATCGTACGGCCGATGCGCATGGATCCGCTGGCCGTGATCGACGTTGCACCCCCGCGACGCCGCCGCGGTTCGCCAGCCGAGGCCTGTGCTGCGGCCTTGGAACAAAGCGTGCTCCACCTGCAACGCTGCGGATGGTTTGACCCCTGAGTACGACGTTACACTGGTGGAGCACGTTTCCATCCGATGAGGTGCCCGCGATGAACGCTCCAATCTCAAGACGCGCCTGGTTGCAAGCGACGGGCACATTGGCTGGCGCCGCGATGTTGGGACGCGCGGGGGTTGCGCAGGAATCGCCGAATCGCTTTCGGCTGGCGACGTTTCGCGCGGACGTGACGGTGCCGATCGGACATCCCTTGATGGGCGGTGGCGTCCCGCCTGCCGCCATCGTCGACGACCCGCTCGAAGTGCATGGCCTCGTCCTCGGGGGAGTGGGGGAGCCGATCGTCGTGGCGAGCGTCGACTGGTGCGAGATTCGCAACGACGCTTACGACGCCTGGCGCTCGGCACTCGCCAGCGCGGTGGACACGCACCCGGGGCGCGTTCTCGTTTCGAGCGGCCATCAGCACGATGCGCCGGTGGCGGATTTAGCGGCCGAGCGGATCTTGGAGCAAAACCAGACGGTCGGCCGCATTTGCCACATCGATTTTCACCAGGAGACCGTTGCCCGAGTCGCCAAGGTGGCGGGCAAGGCGTGGCAGGGGGCACGGCCCGTCACGCATTACGGCACCGGGCAGGCACGCGTCGAAGGGGTCGCTTCGAATCGTCGTTGGCGCAAGCCGGACGGCACGTTGGCGTTCAGCCGCATGAGCCGCACGACGGATGCCGAGGCCCGCGCTGCCGAGGATGGAACGATCGATCCGTTTCTGAAGACGTTGAGCTTCTGGAATGGGGACGAGCCGTTGGCGGCGCTGCATGCTTACGCGGTGCATCCCATGAGCCGCTACGGCGAGGGACGCGTCTCGGCCGACTTCATCGGTCTGGCCCGCCGCCTGCGTCAGGCCGATCAGAAGGGGACGCACCAGATCTATTTCTCCGGTTGCAGCGGCAACGTCACGGCCGGCAAGTACAACGACGGCGCGCCGGCCGATCGCGCGATCCTGGCCGATCGCTTGAATCGTGCGATGGCCGCGGCCTGGGAAGCGACGTCGCGACGGCCGCTCGAGTCGCTCGAGTTTCGCAGCGCGCCACTGCGGCTGGAACCGCGCGATACGCCCGGCTTCACGCGCGACGATCTCCACGCGCGGCTCAAGAACCACGACCGGCCCTTCGAGCAATGCCTGGCCGCCTTGGGGCTGAGCTGGCGCGAACGGGCCGATGCCGGTTACCGGCTCGACGTGCCGGCGGTCGATCTGGGGGACGCCCAGTTGCTGCTGCTGCCGGCCGAGTCGTATGTCG
This genomic stretch from Pirellulales bacterium harbors:
- a CDS encoding acyl carrier protein, with amino-acid sequence MTVSEIRDCVLEILSDIAPDEDLSNLKDDVPFREQLELDSMDFLDIVMELRKRYRVQIPEDDYVELRSMSSTVTYLEPLMKDLQQV
- a CDS encoding NAD(P)/FAD-dependent oxidoreductase yields the protein MYDTIIIGAGMSGLAAGIRLAHYDQRVCLLERHTTIGGLNSFYRLGGRNFDVGLHAMTNFTPKGARKGPLARLLRQLRFQWDDLGLVQQLGSRIAFPGISLEFNNDFDFFRQQVHAHFPAEKDNFERLLTQIADYDDLELTVVDRSAREVVAGYLRDPLLIEMLFCPLMFYGSARENDIDFGQFCILFRSIYYEGLARPTAGIRSILKQLVRRFRSLGGELRLRAGVNRLHVENGKVIGVVLDDGTELMARNVLSSAGWLETMRMCDDVSAPDESRAGQLSFVETISVLDRLPSTLGFNHTTVFFNDSEKFTWQRPTDMVDVRSGTICSPNNFHYEAQPEEPMIRVTSLANYDLWAALSEPEYRLAKLHWYDQISAAAARVIPEFRGAVIDTDTYTPTTIRRFTGHVNGAVYGAARKVYDGTTHLKNLFLCGTDQGFVGIVGALLSGITMANRHLLREA
- a CDS encoding NAD(P)/FAD-dependent oxidoreductase → MSKDFLKGARDEYDVVVIGSGLAGLTAANTLAKSGQSVLLVEHHYQLGGMATWFKRRGGHIFDISLHGFPVGMVKSCRRYWTREIADSIVQLQNIRYDNPMFSLSTTFTREDFTRLLREKFGIEQATIEAFFDAARAMNFYDDQHLTIRDFFERFFPGREDVVRLLMEPITYANGSTLEDPAVAYGIVFSNFMSQGVYTFSGGTDRLITLMQAELLKNGVDLRIRAEVEKIHTAGGRVSGVTVNGRFIRARSIVSNANLKQTIFRLVGEEQFAPSFVEEAKGVRLNNSSCQVYIALRPGEPIDESNGDLLFSSTAPLFRTEALLSRDITSRTYSFYYPRTRPGSDRSLVVSSTNANYHDWASLSEEDYQASKQDLIETTLDALEKYVPDIRAKMDHVEASTPRTFEHYTKHLHGASFGTKFEGLAVSRGLPQQLPGLFHAGSVGIIMSGWLGAMNYGVIVANEVDSFLLEKSGSSTQVAAGSP
- a CDS encoding beta-hydroxyacyl-ACP dehydratase, yielding MTRDAILAAIPHREPFLLVDEIVSRDAERIVCRKTFHAEDWFYQGHYPGQPVTPGVLLCEAAMQAGAILLSSLVDPAEASQKVPVATRMNDVRFKRMVRPGETIEIEVTLKERLAGAFFLEAKVTCQGKVAARLEFACTLADTIAEA
- a CDS encoding SDR family oxidoreductase, which codes for MDFLGLADKTILVFGVANRKSVAWHIARVLDDAGAWVVYVVRSEARRESLGKLAPQAEIYVCDLEHEEQIARLREEIGARHQVIHGIVHSVAWAGYEGGMKPFHETPKESFLRSVDISCYSLLAVSRAFADRLDADGSVVTISISTTRMASENYGYMAPIKAALDSSLAFLAKSFSQFSRVRFNAVAPGLLKTSASAGIPGYVESYLYAEQATLRHRALTTEEAANTAAFLLSPRSSGINAQCLVVDAGMSVNYFDRELIRRVMRTEE
- a CDS encoding ATP-binding protein; this translates as MSQKAWLWQTERTIPSEHGAGHQLLQEVLGQLTTHGWSEREVFGVHLALEEAVVNAIKHGNCLDCHKQVQVRCKISSERIYVEVQDEGTGFNPDAVPDCTDEEFIDRPCGRGIMLMRSFMSRVEYNESGNVVVLEKERERDS
- a CDS encoding STAS domain-containing protein, coding for MGVHRRLELSDVGDVTVVRFVDRKILDEANIQELGLELFRLVEDDHRQKLLLNFSSVEFLSSAALGKLITLDKKVKAHGGKLKLSNIRPEIYEVFAITKLNKLFDIKDDEADALAAF